From Scomber japonicus isolate fScoJap1 chromosome 22, fScoJap1.pri, whole genome shotgun sequence, one genomic window encodes:
- the LOC128383474 gene encoding zona pellucida sperm-binding protein 3-like, translating to MKAYLFDPALPVEPTHLRLGPVSAAHTHCTARVSGHGQYIIRAALTDCGGRVMFTESAILYNNLLLYSPPPKSPGDNFQVEGAAIPVQCKYKRRYTVSSRALKPTWIPQISVHSTHLDLDFQLRLMTNDWSSERKSSVYFLGDIVHIEASVDHHLPLRLYVDSCVATLTSDVNSYPRYPFIDHQGCFKDSQLNGSNSRFLPRIQDKLLQIQLESFLFHQDHRHTIFITCHLEAEPTSNNKDPEKKACSFMSGRWRSVDGEDDVCESCSKIQETNHSNSDEPSHKRAPRSKTKYKLNDLQKKTTVGPIIFLPRKAEHSGNYKLY from the exons GCACAGCCAGGGTGTCTGGACATGGACAGTACATCATCAGAGCAGCACTGACTGATTGTGGAGGCAGAGTGATG TTCACAGAGAGTGCCATACTATACAACAACCTGCTGCTGTATTCTCCTCCTCCAAAATCACCTGGAGACAACTTTCAAGTGGAGGGAGCTGCCATTCCTGTACAGTGTAAATATAAAAG GAGGTACACAGTGAGCAGCAGAGCCCTGAAACCGACCTGGATTCCCCAGATCTCCGTCCACTCAACTCATCTCGACCTGGACTTCCAACTCAGACTCATGACAA atGACTGGAGCAGTGAGAGAAAGTCATCTGTTTACTTCCTGGGTGACATTGTCCATATTGAAGCCTCTGTagatcatcatcttcctctccgCCTGTATGTAGACAGCTGTGTGGCCACTCTGACCTCTGATGTGAATTCTTACCCCAGATACCCCTTCATAGACCACCAGGG atgttttaaagaCTCCCAGCTGAATGGCTCCAACTCTCGTTTCCTGCCTCGAATCCAGGACAAACTCCTCCAGATTCAACTCGAATCTTTCCTCTTCCATCAGGATCACAGACACACT ATTTTTATCACGTGTCACCTGGAAGCAGAGCCCACTTCAAACAATAAGGACCCGGAAAAAAAGGCCTGTTCTTTTATGAGCGGAAG GTGGAGGTCAGTGGATGGAGAAGACgatgtgtgtgagagctgtAGTAAGATTCAAGAGACAAATCACAGCAACAGTGATGAGCCCAGCCACAAGAGGGCACCGAGGagtaaaacaaagtacaaactgAATG ACCTGCAGAAGAAAACTACTGTTGGTCCAATAATATTTCTCCCCAGGAAGGCTGAACACAGTGGAAATTACAAACTGTATTAA